Proteins found in one Tsukamurella paurometabola DSM 20162 genomic segment:
- a CDS encoding GlsB/YeaQ/YmgE family stress response membrane protein: protein MITQYTADTVMLASKNFSPGWFAWIIIGGLAGWIASKIMGTDKSQGIILNVVVGCVGGWLGGYVLRLFDVQTGGFGWFLTFVTALVGACILLFVVKLVTGRKG from the coding sequence ATGATCACCCAGTACACCGCCGATACCGTCATGCTCGCGTCGAAGAACTTCAGCCCCGGCTGGTTCGCGTGGATCATCATCGGCGGCCTCGCCGGATGGATCGCCAGCAAGATCATGGGCACCGACAAGTCACAGGGCATCATCCTCAACGTCGTGGTCGGCTGCGTCGGCGGTTGGCTGGGGGGTTACGTCTTGCGCCTCTTCGACGTGCAGACCGGCGGGTTCGGCTGGTTCCTCACCTTCGTCACGGCGCTGGTCGGTGCCTGCATCCTGCTCTTCGTCGTGAAGCTGGTCACCGGTCGCAAAGGCTGA
- a CDS encoding CDP-alcohol phosphatidyltransferase family protein, translating into MTTKSGPADTPQRPIGVLLLPSILTVAGLCAGLTGVRFAAEGKVDLAIALVVVAAILDGLDGRVARLLSASTKIGAELDSLADAINFGVTPALMLYFVCFPGNPAGWIVVLVYVVAMVLRLARFNTLAADPTAPAYTKDFFVGVPAPAGAMLVLAPLAARQEWGEGWWSSTPVVGGWTLFVAALTVSRIPTSSFKTMTVQPAKAAGVLIAVAGLVALILTYPYIALLVVVAVYLLHIPFAWRSQRWVAARPSAWDSKPAERRAMRREQRRPVRPRRRAAHQGTRRSAARLGLRRPTRED; encoded by the coding sequence GTGACCACGAAATCCGGGCCGGCCGACACCCCCCAGCGCCCCATCGGTGTCCTCCTCCTGCCGTCGATCCTGACGGTGGCGGGCCTGTGCGCGGGCCTGACCGGAGTGCGGTTCGCCGCGGAGGGCAAGGTCGACCTGGCGATCGCACTGGTCGTGGTGGCCGCGATCCTGGACGGCCTGGACGGACGCGTGGCGCGATTGCTGAGTGCGTCCACCAAGATCGGCGCCGAGCTGGATTCGCTCGCCGATGCGATCAACTTCGGCGTGACTCCGGCGCTGATGCTGTATTTCGTGTGCTTCCCCGGCAATCCCGCCGGGTGGATCGTGGTGCTGGTCTACGTGGTGGCGATGGTGTTGCGGCTGGCCCGGTTCAACACCCTCGCCGCCGATCCGACCGCACCCGCGTACACCAAGGACTTCTTCGTCGGGGTGCCCGCGCCGGCCGGTGCGATGCTGGTACTGGCTCCGCTGGCCGCCCGCCAGGAATGGGGCGAGGGCTGGTGGTCGAGTACGCCGGTGGTGGGCGGATGGACGCTGTTCGTCGCTGCGCTCACGGTCTCGCGGATCCCCACCTCCAGCTTCAAGACGATGACGGTGCAGCCCGCCAAGGCGGCAGGCGTGCTGATCGCGGTCGCGGGACTGGTCGCGCTGATCCTCACCTATCCGTACATCGCGCTGCTGGTCGTGGTGGCGGTCTACCTGCTGCACATCCCGTTCGCGTGGCGTTCGCAGCGCTGGGTTGCGGCCCGGCCGTCGGCCTGGGACAGCAAACCGGCCGAGCGGCGCGCCATGCGCCGCGAACAGCGCCGACCCGTGCGCCCGCGGCGCCGGGCCGCCCACCAGGGCACGCGACGCTCCGCCGCGCGCCTCGGCCTGCGCCGGCCCACCCGCGAGGACTGA
- a CDS encoding Na(+)/H(+) antiporter subunit C: MIVDIGLFAAIAVMMATGVYLILDRSLTRMLMGIILAGNAVNLLLLSLASPPGNPPIMGYFSEGRDSLADPLAQALILTAIVITMGMAAFILALAYRSFTINTDDEVDDDPEDTKVLERDVDRASEDPDFDASDDPITGAPSALGDAFGPDGEPLTAEELRKARVDAVDTGAMPIPARIHEEPAERKEDDR, from the coding sequence ATGATCGTCGACATCGGACTGTTCGCGGCGATCGCCGTCATGATGGCCACGGGCGTGTACCTGATCCTGGACCGCAGCCTGACCAGGATGCTGATGGGCATCATCCTCGCCGGCAACGCGGTGAACCTGCTTCTGCTCTCACTGGCTTCCCCGCCCGGGAACCCGCCGATCATGGGCTATTTCTCCGAGGGACGCGATTCCCTGGCCGATCCGCTGGCGCAGGCCCTGATCCTCACGGCCATCGTGATCACCATGGGTATGGCGGCCTTCATCCTCGCGCTGGCCTACCGTTCCTTCACCATCAACACCGACGACGAGGTCGACGACGACCCCGAAGACACCAAGGTGCTCGAACGCGATGTCGATCGCGCATCGGAGGACCCCGACTTCGACGCCTCGGACGACCCGATCACTGGCGCACCGTCGGCACTCGGCGACGCATTCGGTCCCGACGGTGAGCCGCTCACCGCCGAGGAGCTGCGCAAGGCGCGGGTCGACGCGGTGGACACGGGGGCGATGCCGATCCCGGCACGTATCCACGAGGAACCAGCAGAGCGGAAGGAGGACGACCGATGA
- a CDS encoding Na+/H+ antiporter subunit A — MLVILICLSLATLAAPVVVGRFGARGFLGLAVVPAAALVWILTQWPRSGEPDRTETLRWVQALNMNFDLRLTPLAAVMSVLVLGIGAVILVYCAGYFTDTSNTRKLPTFAAELVAFMAVMFGLVVSDNMLAMYVFWELTSVLSFLLVGYYAERATSRRAATQALLVTTLGGLAMLVGIIELGEHYGTYLFSEVIAQAVADPSTISIGVEIGVVLILIGAISKSAIAPFHFWLPGAMAAPTPVSGYLHAAAMVKAGIFLVALIAPPFSHLTSWRVIVFGLGISTMILAGWRALREFDLKLILAFGTVSQLGMLLVLVGTGERNVALAGITLLTAHALFKATLFMVVGIIDHAAGTRDIRRLARLGDKQPVLAGIAALAAASMAGLPPLYGFVGKEAMLESMLHADLPKPLPVLLVIGLCAGSALTVAYSIRFLWGAFGRKGQVAPTRSVAELHAPGPIFLAGPALLAVLSLVAGFASPWLDHVLSGYPDSQFPPADDPYHLALWHGFTLPLLLTVLIVATGILIVQPNSPFSRLRRRNSLLLGNADRLYDATLRAADVVSLRITQTTQRGSLPLTQGTILLTLILLPMAMYALGARAKPQLRIEASPVFMAVAVLMCVASLTAVVLRNRLATVLVVSVTGYGTGVIFAIYGAPDLALTQFLVETITLVVFVLVLRKLPAEAPITGSRPTRAMRVLLGIGVAAMVVVVGIAARAARVAAPVAERLPDQAYKFGYGNNTVNVTLVDIRAWDTFGEISVLLVAATGVASLVFRNRRFGSAPRMSSEATAAAAEAPGTTWLRGSALRDPRHRSLVLEVTSRMVFPTIMVVSIYFFFAGHNAPGGGFAGGLTAGLALVLRYLAGGRYEIGETLPLDAGKVLGTGLLLAASGTVVSILVGAPAMSSQAFEFHLPVFGDVKFVTVLIFDAGVYLIVVGLVLDVLRSLGARLDLEGSPADQTSPLPVATGGGAR, encoded by the coding sequence TTGCTTGTCATCCTTATCTGCTTGTCATTGGCGACCTTAGCCGCCCCCGTGGTGGTAGGCCGGTTCGGCGCGCGCGGCTTCCTCGGCCTCGCTGTCGTGCCCGCCGCGGCCCTGGTGTGGATCCTCACCCAGTGGCCGCGATCCGGCGAACCCGATCGCACCGAGACCCTGCGCTGGGTCCAGGCGCTCAATATGAACTTCGACCTGCGGCTCACGCCGCTGGCCGCGGTGATGTCCGTGCTCGTGCTCGGCATCGGCGCGGTGATCCTGGTGTACTGCGCCGGGTACTTCACCGACACCTCCAATACGCGCAAGCTCCCCACCTTCGCGGCGGAGTTGGTGGCGTTCATGGCGGTCATGTTCGGTCTCGTCGTGAGCGACAACATGCTCGCCATGTACGTCTTCTGGGAGCTCACATCGGTGCTGAGCTTCCTTCTGGTCGGCTATTACGCCGAACGCGCGACGAGCCGCCGCGCCGCGACGCAGGCCCTGTTGGTCACCACCCTCGGCGGCCTCGCGATGCTGGTCGGCATCATCGAGCTCGGCGAGCACTACGGCACCTATCTGTTCTCGGAGGTGATCGCACAGGCGGTCGCCGACCCGTCGACCATCTCGATCGGCGTCGAGATCGGCGTCGTGCTCATCCTGATCGGCGCGATCAGTAAGTCGGCGATCGCGCCCTTCCACTTCTGGCTCCCCGGCGCGATGGCGGCGCCGACTCCGGTGTCCGGCTACCTGCATGCTGCGGCCATGGTGAAGGCCGGCATTTTCCTGGTGGCCCTCATCGCGCCCCCGTTCTCGCACCTCACCTCGTGGCGGGTGATCGTCTTCGGGCTCGGTATCAGCACGATGATCCTGGCCGGCTGGCGCGCGCTGCGCGAATTCGACCTCAAACTGATCCTCGCCTTCGGCACCGTCAGCCAGCTGGGCATGCTGCTCGTGCTGGTCGGAACCGGCGAACGCAATGTCGCGCTGGCGGGCATCACTCTGCTCACCGCGCACGCGCTGTTCAAGGCCACCCTGTTCATGGTGGTCGGCATCATCGATCATGCGGCCGGTACGCGCGATATCCGCCGCCTGGCCCGGCTCGGCGATAAGCAGCCGGTGCTCGCGGGTATCGCGGCGCTGGCCGCCGCCTCGATGGCGGGCCTGCCGCCGCTGTACGGCTTCGTCGGTAAGGAGGCGATGCTCGAATCGATGCTGCACGCCGACCTGCCGAAACCACTGCCGGTGCTGCTGGTGATCGGGCTGTGCGCGGGTTCCGCGCTCACCGTCGCGTACAGCATCCGTTTCCTGTGGGGCGCCTTCGGACGCAAGGGGCAGGTGGCGCCGACCCGGTCCGTCGCCGAACTGCATGCCCCGGGCCCGATCTTCCTCGCCGGCCCTGCTCTGCTCGCGGTGCTGAGCCTGGTGGCAGGTTTCGCATCGCCGTGGCTCGATCACGTGCTCAGCGGTTACCCGGATTCGCAGTTCCCACCCGCGGACGACCCGTACCACCTGGCACTCTGGCACGGCTTCACGCTACCGCTGCTGCTCACCGTGCTGATCGTGGCGACCGGCATCCTGATCGTGCAGCCGAACAGCCCGTTCTCCCGGCTGCGCCGCCGAAACAGCTTGCTGCTCGGCAACGCCGACCGGCTCTACGACGCCACCCTGCGCGCCGCCGACGTGGTCTCGCTGCGCATCACGCAGACCACGCAGCGAGGCTCGCTGCCGCTCACCCAGGGCACGATCCTGCTGACCCTCATCCTGTTGCCGATGGCCATGTACGCCTTGGGCGCGCGGGCCAAGCCGCAGTTGCGGATCGAGGCCTCGCCGGTCTTCATGGCAGTGGCGGTGCTGATGTGCGTCGCCTCGCTCACGGCCGTCGTGCTGCGCAACCGCCTGGCGACGGTGCTCGTGGTCAGCGTCACGGGCTACGGCACCGGCGTGATCTTCGCGATCTACGGCGCCCCCGACCTCGCCCTCACGCAGTTCCTGGTGGAGACCATCACCTTGGTCGTGTTCGTGCTGGTGCTGCGCAAGTTGCCGGCGGAAGCCCCGATCACGGGTAGCCGCCCGACCCGGGCCATGCGCGTGCTGTTGGGCATCGGCGTGGCCGCGATGGTCGTCGTGGTGGGCATCGCCGCCCGCGCGGCACGTGTGGCCGCGCCGGTGGCCGAACGCCTGCCGGATCAGGCCTACAAATTCGGCTACGGCAACAACACCGTCAACGTGACCCTCGTCGACATCCGAGCCTGGGACACGTTCGGCGAGATCTCGGTGCTGCTGGTGGCGGCGACGGGCGTGGCCTCACTGGTCTTCCGCAATCGGCGCTTCGGCTCGGCGCCGCGGATGTCGTCGGAGGCGACGGCCGCCGCGGCGGAGGCACCGGGCACCACATGGCTGCGGGGCAGCGCATTGCGCGATCCGCGGCACCGGTCGCTGGTCCTGGAGGTCACCTCGCGCATGGTCTTCCCGACGATCATGGTGGTGTCGATCTACTTCTTCTTCGCCGGGCACAACGCTCCGGGCGGCGGTTTCGCCGGTGGCCTGACCGCCGGCCTCGCGCTGGTCCTGCGGTACCTCGCCGGCGGCCGGTACGAGATCGGTGAGACGCTTCCCCTGGACGCGGGCAAGGTGCTGGGCACCGGACTGCTCCTGGCAGCGAGCGGCACCGTGGTCTCGATCCTGGTGGGCGCGCCCGCGATGTCGTCGCAGGCCTTCGAATTCCATCTGCCGGTCTTCGGAGACGTGAAGTTCGTGACGGTGCTCATCTTCGATGCCGGCGTCTATCTCATCGTGGTCGGCCTCGTGCTCGATGTGCTGCGCAGCCTCGGGGCCCGCCTCGACCTGGAGGGCTCCCCCGCCGACCAGACCTCGCCGTTGCCCGTCGCGACCGGTGGAGGTGCGCGATGA
- a CDS encoding phosphatidylserine decarboxylase, with product MARRPQTPVDGQLTEHSTGLGHVTELIRHTVPPLHPAGTPFIAGSLAVAAVGYRKGWIRVPALLTAAACAGFFRHPPRVPPTAEGVAVAPADGEVTLVDTHVPPAELDLGDQPLPRVSIFLSVFDAHVQRAPLAGVVDAVVHTPGAFLSADLPEASDANERTTVRLATEHGPVGVVQIAGLVARRIRTDCAVGDQLERGETYGIIRFGSRVDTYFPAGTELTAYSGQRAVAAETVIAHLP from the coding sequence GTGGCGCGTCGCCCCCAGACGCCGGTCGACGGCCAGCTCACCGAGCACTCCACCGGGCTGGGCCACGTCACCGAGCTGATCCGTCATACCGTCCCACCCCTGCACCCCGCGGGCACCCCGTTCATCGCGGGGTCGCTCGCGGTGGCGGCGGTGGGCTACCGGAAGGGCTGGATCCGCGTCCCCGCACTGCTCACGGCCGCCGCGTGCGCCGGATTCTTCCGGCACCCGCCGCGCGTGCCTCCGACCGCCGAGGGCGTCGCCGTGGCACCCGCCGACGGCGAGGTAACGCTGGTCGACACGCACGTGCCGCCCGCCGAGCTCGACCTCGGCGACCAACCGCTGCCGCGCGTGTCGATCTTCCTCTCGGTGTTCGACGCGCACGTTCAGCGCGCACCGCTCGCCGGTGTCGTCGATGCCGTCGTGCACACTCCCGGCGCCTTCCTCTCCGCCGACCTCCCCGAGGCCAGCGACGCCAACGAGCGCACCACGGTCCGGCTCGCCACCGAGCACGGCCCCGTCGGCGTCGTGCAGATCGCGGGTCTGGTGGCGCGCCGCATCCGCACCGACTGCGCCGTCGGCGACCAACTCGAGCGCGGCGAGACCTACGGCATCATCCGGTTCGGCTCGCGGGTCGACACCTACTTCCCGGCGGGCACCGAGCTCACCGCCTACAGCGGTCAGCGCGCGGTGGCCGCGGAGACCGTGATCGCGCACCTGCCGTGA
- a CDS encoding AAA family ATPase: MPNLSLTVRLQTSALEARRGIVRIHPEALAALGLREWDGIELLGSRRTAAVVAAAPSGTAPGTALLDELTITNCGLREDATVVISPATVYGAKRVLLRGSTLTRNALDGAALRQALLGKVMMPGDSVSLLPRDLGPGTSNADATQQLSRLVGITWTNELLTVVSVDPAPGPVSVQPNSAVLWADDAGAAPAGGEVTVTVEQPLPEAEADAAQVRPVSDLVGADTAVKRLTEWLSLALDEPELLATLGAPARLGVLITGPTGGGKATVARSVVAPRPLIELDGAFTGALEPEARLARVRDAVARVRAAVDGSGAALLVRDIEALLPAQREPVSTMILDELRKAVATPRVAFLATTSAPSEVDSRLREPDLADRTVAIDLPDAKQRERLLALLLQDAPTDHVDLYEVALKAPGFVAADLAALCREGALRAAARVVGTDEKVSITQPDLVGALGVIRPVSRSAAEEVSVGSITLDDVGDMVETKQALTETVLWPLRHPDTFARLGVEPPRGVLLYGPPGCGKTFVVRALAASGQLSVHAVKGAELMNKWVGESEKAVRDLFARARGSAPSLIFLDEVDALAPRRGQSSDSGVGDKVVAALLTELDGAEPLRDVVVLGATNRPDLVDPALLRPGRLERLIFVPPPDAEARAEILRTASRAIPLADVDLSALAEQLDGYSAADCTALLREAALTAMRRDMDTATVTADDVEAARRVVRPSLDPAQVADLQAYADRRST, translated from the coding sequence GTGCCGAACCTTTCGCTCACCGTCCGCCTGCAGACCTCCGCGCTGGAGGCCCGACGGGGCATCGTCCGGATCCACCCCGAAGCGCTGGCCGCGCTCGGCCTGCGGGAATGGGACGGGATCGAACTCCTCGGCTCGCGTCGCACCGCCGCCGTCGTGGCAGCGGCCCCGTCCGGCACCGCACCCGGAACCGCCCTGCTCGACGAGCTGACGATCACCAACTGCGGGCTCCGCGAGGACGCGACGGTGGTGATCTCGCCCGCCACCGTGTACGGCGCCAAGCGGGTGCTGCTGCGAGGTTCGACCCTCACACGCAACGCCCTCGACGGTGCCGCGCTCCGGCAGGCGCTGCTGGGCAAGGTGATGATGCCGGGCGACAGCGTCTCCCTGCTCCCCCGCGATCTGGGCCCTGGAACGTCGAACGCGGATGCGACGCAGCAGCTCTCGCGACTGGTCGGGATCACGTGGACGAACGAGCTGCTGACCGTGGTCTCCGTGGATCCGGCGCCGGGACCGGTGTCGGTACAGCCGAATTCCGCGGTGCTGTGGGCCGATGACGCCGGTGCCGCGCCGGCGGGCGGCGAGGTCACGGTCACTGTGGAACAGCCACTTCCCGAGGCCGAGGCGGATGCCGCGCAGGTGCGCCCCGTGTCCGATCTGGTGGGCGCCGACACCGCGGTCAAGCGGCTCACCGAGTGGCTCAGCCTGGCTCTCGACGAGCCGGAGCTGCTCGCCACCCTCGGCGCGCCCGCCCGGCTCGGCGTGCTGATCACCGGCCCCACGGGCGGCGGTAAGGCCACCGTCGCCCGCTCCGTCGTCGCGCCGCGCCCGCTGATCGAGCTCGACGGTGCCTTCACCGGAGCGCTGGAGCCCGAGGCCCGGCTCGCCCGGGTCCGCGATGCGGTCGCGCGGGTGCGCGCCGCGGTCGACGGTTCGGGAGCGGCGCTCCTGGTCCGCGATATCGAGGCCCTGCTGCCGGCACAGCGGGAGCCGGTGTCCACCATGATTCTCGACGAGCTCCGCAAGGCGGTGGCGACACCGCGGGTGGCCTTCCTCGCCACCACTTCCGCGCCGAGTGAGGTGGATTCGCGGCTGCGCGAACCCGATCTGGCGGACCGGACGGTGGCGATCGACCTCCCGGATGCGAAGCAGCGCGAGCGACTGCTTGCGCTCCTGCTCCAGGACGCCCCGACCGACCATGTGGATCTGTACGAGGTGGCGCTCAAGGCACCGGGATTCGTGGCCGCCGATCTCGCCGCGCTGTGCCGAGAGGGTGCGCTCCGCGCCGCCGCCCGCGTGGTGGGCACCGACGAGAAGGTCTCGATCACCCAACCCGATCTGGTGGGCGCGCTCGGCGTCATCCGCCCGGTGTCGCGGTCGGCGGCGGAGGAGGTCTCCGTCGGATCGATCACTCTCGACGATGTGGGCGATATGGTCGAGACGAAGCAGGCCCTCACGGAGACGGTGCTGTGGCCGCTGCGCCACCCCGATACCTTCGCCCGGCTCGGTGTGGAGCCGCCGCGCGGCGTCCTGCTCTACGGTCCGCCCGGGTGCGGAAAGACCTTCGTGGTCAGGGCATTGGCCGCCTCCGGCCAGTTGTCCGTGCACGCGGTCAAGGGTGCGGAGCTGATGAACAAATGGGTCGGCGAATCCGAGAAGGCGGTGCGTGATCTGTTCGCACGGGCCCGGGGCAGCGCCCCGTCGCTGATCTTCCTGGACGAGGTCGACGCCCTGGCCCCGCGGCGCGGCCAGTCCTCGGATTCCGGTGTGGGAGACAAGGTCGTGGCCGCCCTGCTCACCGAGCTCGACGGCGCGGAACCACTGCGCGACGTGGTGGTGCTGGGCGCGACGAACCGTCCCGATCTGGTGGATCCCGCGCTACTGCGTCCGGGTCGGTTGGAGCGGCTGATCTTCGTGCCGCCGCCGGACGCCGAGGCACGTGCCGAGATCCTGAGAACGGCGTCGCGGGCAATTCCGTTGGCGGACGTGGACCTATCCGCCCTGGCCGAGCAACTCGACGGCTACTCGGCTGCCGACTGCACCGCCCTGCTCCGAGAGGCCGCACTCACCGCGATGCGCCGGGACATGGACACCGCCACCGTGACCGCCGACGACGTCGAAGCCGCCAGACGGGTGGTGCGTCCGTCACTGGACCCGGCGCAGGTCGCCGATCTCCAGGCCTACGCGGACCGCCGGAGCACGTAG
- a CDS encoding Na+/H+ antiporter subunit D, with the protein MTEEFMRSLLPLPTVLPLVAAALSLVVGRHPRLQRLVALISLTALVVVSALMLYYTDRNGTIALNMGGWGDRDGGGSPLGITLVADQLSAMMLLVSTVVLLGVLVYSVGQGIRDGDENQPVSIFFPTYLVLAAGVCNAFLSGDLFNLFVSFEMLLAASFVLLTVGGSADRIRAGVSYVMVSMVSSVVFLLGIAYAYFATGTLNLADMAIKLQDLPSGTRTTLFAVLLVAFGIKAAVFPLSTWLPDSYPTAPAPVTAVFAGLLTKVGVYAIIRAHTLLFPGGAVDDVLLVAALLTMIVGILGAIAQTDIKRLLSFTLVSHIGYMIFGIALSTPLGLSSAIYYVAHHILVQTTLFLVVGLIERQAGAASLRRLGGIAAASPVLAILFFLPALNLGGIPPFSGFIGKVGLLEAGVQVGSVLAWILVAGSVITSLLTLYAVARVWTKAFWRARADAPEGQLAVAHPEALLDDGDVIEFADREDPGRMPIGMVAPTAALFAVGLAIAVWAGPMFDVTNRAAEQLIGRADYVAAVLGPDAVRELKYADGTPVVPAEGRQAGERHG; encoded by the coding sequence ATGACCGAAGAGTTCATGCGGAGCCTGCTCCCGCTGCCCACGGTGCTGCCGCTGGTGGCCGCGGCGCTGAGCCTGGTGGTCGGCCGGCATCCGCGGTTGCAGCGGCTGGTCGCGCTGATCTCGCTCACCGCGCTGGTCGTGGTCTCGGCGTTGATGCTCTACTACACCGACCGCAACGGCACGATCGCGCTGAACATGGGAGGCTGGGGCGACCGGGACGGCGGCGGTAGCCCGCTCGGCATCACGCTGGTGGCCGACCAGTTGTCGGCGATGATGCTGCTGGTCTCCACGGTCGTGCTGCTGGGCGTGCTCGTGTACTCGGTGGGACAGGGTATCCGCGACGGCGACGAGAACCAGCCGGTGTCGATCTTCTTCCCCACCTACCTGGTGCTGGCCGCGGGCGTGTGCAACGCCTTCCTCTCGGGCGACCTGTTCAACCTGTTCGTCTCCTTCGAGATGCTGCTCGCCGCGAGCTTCGTCCTGCTCACCGTGGGAGGCAGTGCCGACCGCATCCGGGCCGGCGTGTCGTACGTGATGGTGTCGATGGTCTCCTCGGTGGTGTTCCTCCTCGGCATCGCCTACGCCTACTTCGCAACCGGCACGCTGAATCTGGCCGATATGGCGATCAAGCTGCAGGACCTGCCGTCGGGGACGAGGACCACCTTGTTCGCGGTGCTGCTCGTGGCGTTCGGCATCAAGGCGGCGGTGTTCCCGCTGTCCACCTGGCTACCCGACTCCTATCCGACGGCACCCGCGCCGGTAACCGCTGTGTTCGCGGGCTTGCTGACCAAGGTGGGCGTGTACGCCATCATCCGCGCTCACACGCTGCTGTTCCCGGGTGGCGCCGTCGACGATGTCCTACTGGTGGCCGCGCTCCTCACCATGATCGTGGGCATCCTGGGCGCCATCGCGCAGACCGATATCAAACGTCTGCTCTCGTTCACCCTGGTCAGTCACATCGGCTACATGATCTTCGGTATCGCGTTGTCCACACCGCTGGGCCTCAGTAGCGCGATCTACTATGTGGCGCACCATATTCTGGTGCAGACCACACTGTTCCTGGTGGTGGGACTGATCGAACGGCAGGCTGGTGCCGCATCGCTGCGCCGCCTGGGCGGTATCGCGGCGGCCAGCCCGGTACTCGCGATCCTGTTCTTCCTGCCCGCCCTGAACCTCGGTGGTATTCCGCCGTTCTCGGGCTTCATCGGCAAGGTGGGCCTGCTGGAGGCGGGCGTGCAGGTGGGTTCGGTGCTGGCGTGGATCCTGGTCGCGGGCAGCGTGATCACCAGCCTGCTGACCCTGTACGCGGTAGCCCGGGTGTGGACGAAGGCGTTCTGGCGTGCCCGCGCGGACGCACCGGAGGGCCAGCTGGCGGTGGCGCATCCGGAGGCCCTGCTCGACGACGGCGACGTGATCGAATTCGCCGACCGGGAAGACCCGGGCCGGATGCCGATCGGGATGGTGGCGCCCACGGCGGCACTGTTCGCGGTGGGCCTGGCGATCGCAGTGTGGGCCGGCCCGATGTTCGACGTGACCAACCGCGCTGCAGAGCAGCTCATCGGCCGCGCCGACTACGTCGCGGCGGTCCTCGGACCGGACGCGGTGCGCGAGCTCAAGTACGCCGACGGGACGCCCGTGGTGCCCGCCGAAGGTCGACAGGCGGGTGAGCGGCATGGCTAA
- the glp gene encoding gephyrin-like molybdotransferase Glp, whose translation MKPVDEHRAAVAALIPAARTIEAAPSDALDRALARDVAAPISLPPFTNSAMDGYAVRTEDAIAAAVLPVAADIPAGRTDVPPLVPGTAHRIMTGAPVPDGADAIVPVEHTDGGTDEVRIDVAPQAGRFLRRAGDDIAAGETALTAGEVVGPAAVGLAAALGLTTVPVLAPLRVLVLSTGSELVEPGGTLAPGQIYESNAPMLAAALAQAGADAEVLHFVEDSADVLLARLAERVARGGVDLLVTTGGVSAGAYEVVKDAFTGRGLEFTKVAMQPGMPQGCGTVDLGGVRVPVVTFPGNPVSALVSFEVFLRPALRAAMGLPADRPRRRAVLAEAVDSVPGKRQFQRGRLVRGADGTDSVSVVGGPGSHYLRWLSKADCLLDIPPAVEHLAAGEPVDVIDLTR comes from the coding sequence GTGAAACCAGTCGACGAACACCGGGCCGCGGTCGCCGCGCTGATCCCGGCCGCGCGCACCATCGAGGCGGCTCCGTCGGACGCCCTGGACCGGGCGCTTGCGCGGGATGTCGCGGCGCCGATCTCGTTGCCGCCGTTCACCAATTCCGCGATGGACGGGTACGCGGTGCGCACCGAGGATGCGATCGCGGCCGCGGTCCTTCCCGTCGCCGCAGACATTCCGGCCGGCCGTACCGATGTACCGCCGCTCGTTCCCGGGACGGCGCACCGCATCATGACCGGCGCCCCGGTGCCCGATGGTGCCGACGCGATCGTCCCCGTCGAGCACACCGACGGCGGAACCGACGAAGTCCGGATCGACGTGGCGCCTCAGGCCGGCCGGTTCCTGCGCCGTGCCGGCGACGACATCGCCGCGGGCGAGACCGCGCTCACGGCCGGAGAGGTCGTCGGACCCGCGGCCGTCGGACTTGCCGCGGCTCTCGGGCTCACGACGGTGCCCGTACTCGCACCTCTGCGCGTGCTCGTCCTCTCGACCGGCTCCGAACTGGTCGAGCCCGGCGGCACCCTGGCACCGGGACAGATCTACGAGTCCAACGCGCCGATGCTGGCCGCAGCCCTGGCGCAGGCCGGGGCCGACGCGGAGGTCCTGCACTTCGTCGAGGACTCCGCCGACGTGCTGCTCGCCCGGCTCGCCGAGCGGGTGGCGCGCGGTGGAGTCGACCTACTGGTCACCACGGGCGGTGTCAGTGCGGGCGCCTACGAGGTGGTCAAGGACGCCTTCACCGGGCGCGGCCTGGAGTTCACGAAGGTGGCCATGCAACCCGGGATGCCGCAGGGATGCGGCACCGTCGACCTGGGCGGCGTCCGCGTCCCCGTGGTCACCTTCCCCGGTAACCCGGTCAGTGCCCTGGTGTCCTTCGAAGTCTTCCTCCGGCCCGCCCTGCGGGCGGCGATGGGCCTGCCGGCGGACCGTCCACGGCGGCGTGCCGTGCTTGCAGAAGCAGTCGATTCCGTGCCCGGGAAGCGCCAATTCCAGCGCGGACGGCTGGTCCGGGGAGCCGACGGTACCGATTCGGTCTCGGTTGTCGGTGGGCCGGGGTCGCACTACCTACGATGGTTGTCGAAGGCCGATTGTCTGTTGGACATCCCGCCCGCGGTCGAACATCTGGCCGCAGGCGAGCCGGTGGACGTCATCGACCTGACCCGCTGA